The following proteins are co-located in the Telopea speciosissima isolate NSW1024214 ecotype Mountain lineage chromosome 9, Tspe_v1, whole genome shotgun sequence genome:
- the LOC122640572 gene encoding uncharacterized protein LOC122640572, with amino-acid sequence MEGRRNDVIGKNDDSDSGDNFSFISIASQDQDQEESPTDDDTHYQESDFEFGCVTPSSPTNDLNKSSPADVLFFNGRLLPHAFPSESVKNNSARINGRSLVSSRTSSISSSKDSLLSSRSNSRSSSCSSTGRTSSSENIEKRLFGSEPSDEISARKFAISRNQMNRSIRQQSQVVSNQKWQFIAPAPILTPTTSVPRRKRGENLVPEEVGSKKQVKNKNKKSSWFGPRFFRSFMSTCRACHALEPSERANLS; translated from the coding sequence ATGGAAGGTCGCCGGAATGATGTTATTGGAAAGAATGACGATTCGGATTCTGGTGACAATTTCTCTTTCATTAGCATTGCTAGCCAAGATCAAGATCAGGAGGAGTCCCCTACAGATGATGATACCCATTATCAAGAATCTGATTTCGAGTTTGGTTGTGTTACACCAAGCTCTCCTACTAATGATCTCAATAAGAGCTCTCCTGCTGATGTTTTGTTCTTCAATGGTCGCCTTCTACCTCATGCATTCCCGTCTGAATCAGTTAAGAATAATTCTGCAAGGATTAATGGTCGTTCTCTTGTCAGTAGCCGGACCAGCAGCATCAGTAGTAGTAAGGATTCATTACTTTCATCTCGCAGCAATAGCAGGAGCAGCAGTTGCAGTAGTACTGGAAGAACAAGTTCTAGTGAGAACATTGAGAAGAGATTGTTTGGTTCAGAACCTTCAGATGAAATTTCTGCAAGAAAGTTTGCAATTTCAAGAAACCAGATGAATAGATCGATTAGGCAGCAATCTCAGGTGGTGTCTAATCAAAAGTGGCAGTTTATTGCTCCGGCACCAATCTTAACACCTACTACTTCGGTTCCCCGACGAAAAAGAGGTGAGAATCTGGTGCCAGAAGAGGTGGGATCCAAGAAACAGgtgaagaacaagaacaaaaagAGCTCATGGTTTGGTCCAAGATTCTTCCGGTCTTTCATGTCTACCTGCAGAGCATGCCATGCCCTTGAACCATCCGAGAGAGCAAATCTGAgttga